In Alphaproteobacteria bacterium, one DNA window encodes the following:
- the cas8c gene encoding type I-C CRISPR-associated protein Cas8c/Csd1, producing the protein MTILASLNRAYERLAIHHQVPVFGYSNEKVSFVISLNPDGSMASAPRDLRDQSGKKPVPRFMYVPQPYKSASGIKPKFLWDKTSYVLGVTAKEDKRSKAEHQAFTDFHMEALKNSGDEGLQALCAFLRQWTPERFQQADWPDDLKSAMLDQNIVFTLENDRLSEIYLHDHPAARQAWAKLLSEGDKTKAVCLVSGEKGSIARLHPSIKGVWGGQSSGGSIVCFNEDAFKSYGHQKGDNAPISEAATFAYTTALNKYLEKGSHNRIQIGDASTVFWADASNAKVAEEAEDVAASLFEVDTAVVARDEIKPILENIRQGKPLTETAPELSEGVRFFVLGLAPNAARISIRYWFEDDFGTLVENYQKFLADMRIEPSGRNDVSSLWHYLLELAVQRKSKNVPPHIAGEWMRSILTGTAYPMALLTNVLMRIRADKEINTRRIAMLKAVLVRNFKSKEAPVALDPDNRNKGYLLGRLFAFYERIQSEALGDNLNATVKDKFYSAASAQPRKVFALLDQGSARHLAKLRKQKPPGHKIYLEKQVAEIFALMSPAEDPYPTALSAGEQALFALGYYHQHSEFYKPKQPNETMKEPTP; encoded by the coding sequence ATGACTATTCTGGCTTCACTGAACCGGGCTTATGAAAGACTGGCCATCCATCATCAGGTGCCCGTCTTTGGATATTCCAACGAGAAAGTCAGTTTTGTCATTTCCTTGAATCCGGACGGTTCGATGGCAAGTGCGCCGCGCGATCTTCGCGATCAATCAGGCAAGAAGCCGGTTCCCCGATTTATGTATGTTCCCCAGCCCTACAAAAGTGCCTCTGGAATCAAGCCGAAGTTTCTGTGGGATAAAACATCTTATGTTTTGGGAGTGACGGCGAAGGAAGACAAGCGGTCCAAGGCCGAGCATCAGGCTTTTACGGATTTCCATATGGAGGCATTGAAGAACTCTGGCGACGAAGGGCTTCAGGCTTTATGCGCGTTCTTGCGACAATGGACGCCCGAGAGATTCCAGCAGGCCGATTGGCCAGATGATCTTAAAAGCGCCATGCTGGACCAAAATATCGTTTTTACTTTAGAGAACGACAGATTATCCGAAATCTACCTGCATGACCACCCGGCGGCGCGGCAAGCATGGGCGAAACTGTTATCTGAAGGAGATAAGACAAAGGCGGTGTGTCTGGTGTCGGGCGAAAAAGGCTCGATCGCCCGATTGCACCCGAGCATCAAAGGTGTGTGGGGTGGCCAATCATCTGGCGGCTCGATTGTATGTTTCAACGAGGACGCCTTCAAATCCTACGGCCATCAAAAGGGCGACAATGCCCCCATTTCCGAAGCGGCGACCTTTGCCTATACAACGGCACTGAACAAGTATCTAGAAAAAGGCAGTCATAACCGTATCCAGATCGGGGATGCTTCCACCGTATTTTGGGCCGATGCCTCGAACGCGAAAGTAGCGGAAGAGGCTGAAGACGTGGCGGCATCTTTGTTTGAGGTGGATACAGCCGTCGTGGCTAGAGATGAAATCAAGCCCATTTTGGAAAACATTCGGCAGGGCAAGCCCCTGACTGAAACAGCACCAGAGCTAAGCGAAGGTGTGCGGTTTTTCGTTCTCGGTCTGGCACCCAATGCGGCCCGTATATCCATCCGATATTGGTTTGAGGATGATTTCGGCACGCTTGTTGAAAACTATCAAAAGTTCCTGGCGGATATGCGCATTGAGCCATCGGGCCGGAATGACGTTTCCAGTTTGTGGCACTATCTTTTGGAATTGGCGGTGCAGCGAAAGTCGAAAAATGTGCCACCGCATATTGCGGGAGAGTGGATGCGGTCCATTCTGACGGGGACGGCCTACCCCATGGCTCTTCTAACAAATGTGCTGATGCGCATCCGTGCGGATAAGGAAATCAACACGCGGCGCATCGCAATGCTCAAGGCTGTTCTTGTGCGTAACTTCAAATCAAAGGAGGCCCCTGTGGCACTTGATCCCGACAACAGAAACAAAGGTTATCTGCTGGGACGGCTGTTCGCGTTCTATGAGCGTATTCAGTCGGAAGCCCTTGGAGATAATCTCAACGCAACCGTCAAAGACAAGTTCTACAGCGCAGCTTCAGCGCAACCACGCAAAGTCTTCGCTTTGCTGGATCAGGGATCGGCCAGACATCTTGCCAAACTTAGAAAGCAGAAGCCGCCAGGACACAAAATATATCTTGAAAAGCAGGTTGCGGAGATATTCGCGCTGATGTCACCCGCAGAAGATCCCTATCCGACAGCGCTCTCTGCCGGAGAACAGGCCTTGTTCGCTCTTGGCTACTACCACCAGCACAGCGAGTTCTATAAACCCAAGCAGCCTAACGAAACAATGAAGGAGCCAACCCCATGA
- the cas5c gene encoding type I-C CRISPR-associated protein Cas5, whose amino-acid sequence MTQGIRLHVSGDRALFTRPEMKVERVSYDVMTPSAARGILEAIHWKPAITWVIDAIHVLRPIRFQSIRRNEVGHKIQEGKVKTAMKRGSLEGLHLAVDEDRQQRASTLLVDVAYVIEAHFDFTSSKGAEDTPGKHLDIFHRRARKGQCFHQPCLGTREFPARFSLLEPEDSIPPAISETRDLGFMLWDINHAGDRASMFFRAKLDAGVVRVPAPNSSEICR is encoded by the coding sequence ATGACCCAAGGTATCAGGCTTCACGTCAGTGGTGATCGCGCCTTGTTCACGCGGCCCGAGATGAAGGTGGAGCGCGTATCTTATGACGTGATGACTCCTTCAGCCGCGCGGGGGATTTTGGAGGCCATTCACTGGAAACCTGCCATCACTTGGGTGATTGACGCCATTCATGTGCTAAGGCCCATCCGTTTCCAATCCATTCGCCGCAATGAAGTGGGGCATAAAATTCAAGAAGGCAAGGTCAAGACGGCCATGAAACGCGGCAGTCTGGAAGGGCTACATCTTGCTGTCGATGAGGATCGTCAGCAACGCGCTTCGACTCTCCTTGTTGATGTTGCCTATGTCATCGAGGCGCATTTCGATTTTACGTCGAGCAAAGGCGCGGAAGATACGCCCGGCAAACATCTGGATATCTTTCATCGCCGCGCGCGCAAGGGCCAATGTTTTCATCAACCCTGTTTGGGAACGCGCGAATTTCCAGCACGGTTTTCCCTGCTAGAGCCCGAGGACTCCATTCCGCCAGCGATCAGCGAGACCCGCGACCTTGGCTTTATGCTGTGGGATATCAATCATGCCGGGGATCGCGCCTCCATGTTCTTCCGGGCCAAGCTGGATGCGGGCGTGGTAAGGGTTCCGGCACCCAATTCGTCGGAGATTTGCCGATGA